The Phyllostomus discolor isolate MPI-MPIP mPhyDis1 chromosome 4, mPhyDis1.pri.v3, whole genome shotgun sequence genome window below encodes:
- the LOC114495388 gene encoding trace amine-associated receptor 2, protein MESSTVQQETFNCSEYGNGSCPENLRPLGIRTAMYSFMAGAIFITVFGNLTMIVSISYFRQLHTPTNFLILSMAVTDFLLGFTIMPYSMVRSVENCWYFGLTFCKIHYSFDLMLSITSIFHLCSVAIDRFYAICYPLRYSTKMTIPVIKRLLLLCWTVPGAFAFGVVFSEAYADGIEGYDILVSCSSSCPVMFNKLWGTTLFMAGFFTPGSVMVGIYGQIFAVSRKHARAINNLSENQNTQMKKDKKAAKTLGIVMGVFLLCWFPCFFTILLDPFLNFSTPVVLFDALTWFGYFNSTCNPLIYGFFYPWFRRALKYILLGKVFTSHFHNTNLFTQKETE, encoded by the coding sequence GAAACATTCAACTGCTCTGAATATGGAAATGGATCTTGCCCAGAAAACCTAAGGCCGCTGGGCATCCGCACAGCCATGTACTCATTTATGGCAGGAGCCATATTCATCACGGTCTTCGGCAACCTGACCATGATCGTTTCCATCTCCTACTTCAGGCAGCTGCACACGCCAACCAACTTCCTCATCCTCTCCATGGCGGTCACCGACTTCCTCCTGGGCTTCACCATCATGCCGTACAGTATGGTCAGATCAGTGGAGAACTGCTGGTATTTCGGGCTCACATTTTGCAAGATTCATTATAGTTTTGACTTGATGCTTAGCATAACGTCCATTTTCCATCTTTGCTCCGTGGCCATTGATAGATTTTATGCTATCTGTTACCCTTTACGGTATTCCACCAAAATGACCATTCCAGTCATTAAGCGGTTGCTGCTGCTCTGCTGGACAGTCCCTGGAGCGTTTGCATTCGGAGTGGTCTTCTCCGAGGCCTACGCCGATGGGATAGAGGGCTATGATATCTTGGTCTCTTGTTCCAGTTCCTGCCCAGTAATGTTCAACAAGTTATGGGGGACCACCTTGTTCATGGCGGGTTTCTTCACTCCTGGGTCAGTGATGGTGGGGATTTATGGCCAAATTTTTGCAGTTTCCAGAAAACACGCTCGTGCGATCAACAACTTATCAGAAAATCAAAACACTCaaatgaagaaagacaaaaaagcagCCAAAACTTTAGGGATAGTGATGGGTGTTTTCTTGCTGTGTTGGTTTCCCTGTTTCTTCACAATTTTATTGGACCCCTTTTTGAACTTCTCTACCCCGGTGGTTTTGTTTGATGCTTTGACATGGTTTGGCTATTTCAATTCCACGTGTAATCCCTTAATATATGGTTTCTTCTATCCCTGGTTTCGCAGAGCACTTAAGTACATTTTACTAGGTAAAGTTTTCACCTCACATTTCCATAACACTAATTTATTTACTCAAAAAGAAACTGAATAG